The proteins below come from a single Asterias rubens chromosome 9, eAstRub1.3, whole genome shotgun sequence genomic window:
- the LOC117294713 gene encoding piggyBac transposable element-derived protein 4-like, giving the protein MALNEARITVKLEPQPYIFDNVSSRQQDPAPLYRSAAENGVGAVNVHVHQPTTSTTAVSVADGTAVPVGIVGRGFTYLERSSASSDINAANLESSNVSDSSFQQGYLDDLFKYDEESDSEDESSDTTHPYVDDLDQQVTWTEQAVTNNVPMIFSAEEGPNFSNFKTCGPAQAVDFFHLFFPEDLYKQAQIETNNFAEYYQEKKRDLGREWWEWCDETWEPVDFKQEIRVFIGICITMAIHALPDPRDYWSTQENLGSSVVAESSISVERFDRIMHYFCLSNPWKDPEKIANLERRDEACSRDPLYKVSTSLLEYVKSSCINLYNPHQDVVMRELTGIVDHKMGRRTNGWKLLVLQDAITGYISNVQWYRNPTSGLINPNVTYKHAVNSLVKSLEGKAHCVYADNLYISPTMACQCIDDHNIHITTNSSNWPNGILNPDQDLKTGTSKSVQHNQVTATVWRGKKVKRCLSTLYNCFMQPVTQKIRNATTGQHAIETVLCPAAISKHMSLTNKTLPRLLLSQSSVLRDMTNTWWKRLVWLLIDVCIDNAYVMWTATTLKHFSRSEFAMEVASQLILGPASKEHPQFGEADCKNDIQVQSTSSMQHSKVSTPVPPAYQLVMNQHNLLEETSGPDDLLQPQPHFGDTDLDEEHCLVKFPGRGRNCRLCIDDNTRTVSGRRRDTQFGCFTCGLNLCRSGCFVRYHEIHKYKINPLTLTKTQLSFDPPPQKRKKYKPRVK; this is encoded by the exons ATGGCATTAAACGAAGCACGTATTACGGTCAAGCTTGAACCACAACCATACATCTTCGACAACGTCAGCAGCAGACAGCAAGATCCCGCACCGCTGTATAGATCTGCAGCAGAAAATGGCGTCGGTGCCGTAAACGTACACGTACATCAacctactactagtactactgcAGTATCGGTAGCTGATGGAACCGCTGTGCCTGTGGGGATTGTAGGCAGAGGGTTTACGTATTTGGAGCGTAGCTCGGCATCCAGCGATATAAATGCAGCCAACTTGGAGTCATCTAACGTATCGGACTCGTCATTTCAGCAAG gATATTTGGATGATCTGTTCAAGTATGACGAGGAGTCGGACTCAGAAGATGAAAGCAGCGACACAACCCACCCCTATGTTGATGACCTTGACCAACAGGTCACATGGACAGAGCAGGCAGTCACAAACAACGTCCCGATGATATTCTCCGCAGAAGAGGGCCCCAACTTTTCCAATTTCAAAACCTGCGGACCCGCCCAAGCAGTGGATTTCTTTCACCTGTTCTTTCCGGAGGACCTTTACAAGCAGGCTCAAATAGAGACCAATAACTTCGCCGAGTACTACCAGGAGAAGAAGAGAGACCTGGGTCGGGAGTGGTGGGAATGGTGTGACGAAACGTGGGAGCCGGTCGATTTCAAACAGGAGATCCGAGTGTTCATCGGCATCTGTATCACCATGGCCATTCATGCTCTACCCGATCCCAGAGATTACTGGTCCACGCAGGAAAACCTTGGCAGTTCAGTCGTAGCCGAGTCCAGTATCAGTGTCGAACGCTTCGACAGGATCATGCATTATTTCTGTCTCAGTAATCCATGGAAAGATCCGGAGAAGATAGCCAACCTTGAGCGGCGAGACGAAGCGTGCAGCCGCGACCCCCTGTACAAGGTCAGCACTAGTCTCCTGGAATACGTCAAGAGCTCCTGCATCAACCTGTACAACCCACACCAAGACGTGGTCATGCGAGAACTCACAGGAATCGTTGATCACAAGATGGGTCGCAGGACAAACGGCTGGAAGCTTTTGGTATTGCAAGATGCCATCACGGGGTATATCAGCAACGTCCAGTGGTATCGCAATCCGACCTCCGGATTGATCAACCCGAATGTGACGTACAAGCACGCAGTCAACAGCCTTGTCAAGAGCCTGGAGGGTAAAGCTCACTGTGTGTACGCGGATAACTTATATATCTCCCCCACTATGGCTTGTCAGTGCATTGACGATCACAATATCCACATCACCACCAACTCTTCCAACTGGCCTAATGGCATTCTCAATCCTGATCAGGATCTGAAAACAGGCACTTCTAAGTCAGTCCAGCACAACCAGGTAACAGCAACAGTATGGCGGGGGAAGAAGGTCAAACGGTGTCTGTCGACACTTTATAACTGTTTCATGCAGCCTGTGACTCAGAAAATACGCAACGCAACAACAGGACAGCATGCCATTGAGACGGTGCTGTGCCCAGCGGCAATAAGTAAGCACATGTCCCTAACCAACAAAACGCTACCACGACTGCTTCTATCCCAAAGTTCTGTCTTGCGAGACATGACTAACACATGGTGGAAGCGACTGGTATGGCTTCTTATCGACGTATGCATCGACAATGCCTACGTTATGTGGACAGCAACCACCCTGAAACACTTCTCGCGTTCAGAGTTTGCCATGGAAGTAGCTTCACAGTTGATCCTCGGTCCGGCAAGTAAAGAGCATCCCCAGTTTGGAGAAGCTGACTGTAAGAATGACATCCAAGTACAGAGTACGTCCAGCATGCAGCACTCCAAGGTCTCAACGCCTGTACCACCCGCCTATCAGTTGGTCATGAACCAACATAATCTCTTGGAGGAGACCTCAGGACCTGATGATCTACTGCAGCCTCAACCGCACTTTGGCGACACGGATTTAGACGAGGAACACTGTCTGGTCAAGTTCCCCGGAAGAGGTCGCAATTGTCGCCTGTGCATCGACGACAACACAAGAACTGTCAGCGGTCGCCGACGGGACACCCAGTTTGGCTGCTTCACATGTGGGTTAAACCTCTGTCGATCGGGTTGCTTTGTCAGATACCATGAAATTCACAAATACAAAATCAATCCGCTCACTCTGACGAAGACCCAACTGTCTTTTGACCCACCGCCGCAAAAGAGAAAGAAATACAAACCAAGAGTCAAATAA